In Pseudomonas rhizosphaerae, one DNA window encodes the following:
- a CDS encoding universal stress protein translates to MPYQHILVAVDLTEECDPVIKRARELAVSNGAKLSLVHIVEPMAMAFGGDVPMDLSQLQQQQFDQAKERLETLKVKYPDLVVGDCHLTYGQPRQEIHNLAKKSECDLVVVGSHGRHGLALLLGSTANDVLHGAPCDVLAVRLVKRAE, encoded by the coding sequence ATGCCCTACCAACACATTCTGGTCGCCGTCGACCTCACCGAAGAGTGTGACCCGGTCATCAAACGGGCCAGGGAACTGGCGGTCAGCAATGGCGCCAAGCTCTCGCTAGTGCACATTGTAGAACCGATGGCCATGGCATTCGGCGGGGACGTGCCGATGGATCTTTCGCAGTTGCAACAGCAGCAGTTCGATCAGGCCAAGGAGCGCCTGGAAACGCTGAAGGTCAAGTACCCGGACCTGGTGGTGGGCGACTGCCACCTGACCTACGGCCAGCCGCGCCAGGAAATCCACAACCTGGCGAAGAAGTCCGAGTGCGATCTGGTGGTGGTGGGCAGCCATGGCCGTCACGGCCTGGCGTTGCTGCTGGGTTCGACCGCCAACGACGTGCTGCACGGTGCTCCGTGCGACGTGCTCGCAGTTCGTTTGGTCAAGCGCGCCGAGTAA
- the fadB gene encoding fatty acid oxidation complex subunit alpha FadB, whose product MIYEGKAISVKALESGIVELRFDLKGESVNKFNRLTLEELREAIAAIKADASVQGVIVSSGKDVFIVGADITEFVENFKLPEAELVAGNLLANRIFSDFEDLEVPTVAAINGIALGGGLEMCLAADYRIMSSEAKVGLPEVKLGIYPGFGGTVRLPRIIGADNAIEWIASGKENGADDALKVGAVDAVVAPDKLEAAALDLVKRAISGEFDYKAKRQPKLAKLKLNAIEQMMAFETAKGFVAGQAGPNYPAPVEAIKTIQKAASFGREKALEIEAAGFAKMAKTSAAQSLIGLFLNDQELKRKARGYDKVARDVSQAAVLGAGIMGGGIAYQSALKGTPILMKDINEKGIEQGLAEASKLLGARVEKGRLTPAKMAEALNDIRPTLSYGDFGHVDIVVEAVVENPKVKQAVLAEVEAQVKDDTILASNTSTISINLLAQALKRPENFVGMHFFNPVHMMPLVEVIRGEKSSEVAVATTVAYARKMGKNPIVVNDCPGFLVNRVLFPYFGGFARLVSAGVDFVRIDKVMEKFGWPMGPAYLMDVVGIDTGHHGRDVMAEGFPDRMKDERRSAIDALYEANRLGQKNGKGFYAYETDKRGKPKKVADPAALDVLKPVIYEQREVSDEDIVNWMMIPLCLETVRCLEDGIVETAAEADMGLVYGIGFPPFRGGALRYIDSLGVAEFVALADRYAELGPLYQPTPKLREMARTGQTFFGQAANVQNKGE is encoded by the coding sequence ATGATTTACGAAGGTAAAGCCATCTCGGTGAAGGCTCTTGAAAGCGGCATCGTCGAACTGCGGTTCGACCTCAAGGGCGAGTCCGTCAACAAGTTCAACCGTCTCACGCTCGAAGAACTGCGCGAAGCGATCGCGGCGATCAAGGCCGACGCATCGGTCCAGGGCGTAATCGTCAGCAGCGGCAAGGACGTCTTCATCGTCGGCGCCGACATCACCGAGTTCGTCGAGAATTTCAAACTGCCCGAAGCCGAACTGGTCGCGGGCAATCTGTTGGCCAACCGCATCTTCAGCGACTTCGAGGATCTCGAAGTGCCCACCGTCGCTGCCATCAACGGCATCGCCCTGGGTGGTGGCCTGGAGATGTGCCTGGCGGCCGACTACCGGATCATGTCCAGCGAAGCGAAGGTGGGCCTGCCTGAAGTCAAGCTGGGCATCTACCCAGGCTTTGGCGGTACGGTGCGCCTGCCGCGCATCATCGGCGCCGACAATGCCATCGAGTGGATCGCCTCTGGCAAGGAAAACGGCGCCGACGACGCCCTCAAGGTGGGTGCGGTCGATGCGGTCGTGGCGCCGGACAAGCTGGAAGCTGCTGCGTTGGATCTGGTCAAGCGGGCCATCAGCGGCGAATTCGACTACAAGGCCAAGCGCCAGCCCAAGCTGGCCAAGCTCAAGCTCAATGCCATTGAGCAGATGATGGCCTTCGAAACCGCCAAGGGGTTCGTCGCAGGCCAGGCCGGGCCCAACTACCCGGCGCCGGTCGAAGCGATCAAGACCATCCAGAAAGCCGCCAGTTTCGGCCGCGAGAAAGCCCTGGAGATCGAGGCCGCCGGTTTTGCCAAGATGGCCAAGACCTCGGCCGCGCAGAGCCTCATCGGCCTGTTCCTCAACGATCAGGAACTCAAGCGCAAGGCCCGTGGCTACGACAAGGTGGCTCGCGATGTGAGTCAGGCGGCCGTGCTGGGCGCTGGCATCATGGGCGGCGGTATCGCCTACCAGTCGGCGCTCAAGGGCACGCCGATCCTGATGAAGGACATCAACGAGAAGGGCATCGAACAGGGCCTGGCCGAAGCTTCCAAGCTGCTGGGCGCCCGGGTCGAGAAGGGCCGACTGACGCCTGCGAAAATGGCCGAGGCGCTCAACGACATTCGTCCGACGCTTTCCTATGGCGATTTCGGCCATGTCGACATCGTCGTCGAAGCCGTGGTGGAAAACCCCAAGGTCAAGCAGGCGGTACTGGCCGAGGTCGAGGCGCAGGTGAAGGACGACACCATCCTGGCGTCCAACACCTCGACCATTTCCATCAACCTGCTGGCCCAGGCACTCAAGCGCCCGGAAAACTTCGTTGGCATGCACTTCTTCAACCCGGTGCACATGATGCCGCTGGTCGAAGTGATTCGTGGCGAAAAATCCAGTGAAGTCGCCGTCGCGACCACCGTGGCCTATGCCCGCAAGATGGGCAAGAACCCGATCGTAGTGAACGACTGCCCCGGCTTCCTGGTGAACCGCGTGCTGTTTCCCTACTTCGGTGGTTTCGCCCGCCTGGTCAGCGCCGGCGTGGATTTCGTTCGCATCGACAAAGTCATGGAAAAGTTCGGCTGGCCAATGGGTCCGGCCTACCTGATGGACGTGGTCGGCATCGACACCGGCCACCATGGCCGTGACGTGATGGCCGAAGGGTTCCCGGATCGCATGAAGGACGAGCGTCGCTCGGCCATCGACGCGCTCTACGAAGCCAACCGCCTGGGGCAGAAGAACGGCAAGGGCTTCTATGCCTACGAGACCGACAAGCGTGGCAAGCCTAAGAAAGTCGCCGATCCTGCCGCTCTCGATGTGCTCAAGCCAGTGATCTACGAGCAGCGCGAAGTCAGCGACGAGGACATCGTCAACTGGATGATGATCCCACTGTGCCTGGAAACCGTACGCTGCCTGGAAGACGGCATCGTGGAAACCGCCGCCGAGGCCGACATGGGCCTGGTCTACGGTATCGGTTTCCCTCCCTTCCGTGGCGGCGCGCTGCGCTACATCGATTCGCTGGGCGTTGCCGAGTTCGTCGCCCTGGCCGACCGCTACGCCGAGCTGGGTCCGCTGTACCAGCCAACGCCGAAGCTTCGTGAAATGGCGCGCACCGGGCAGACCTTCTTCGGGCAAGCGGCCAACGTACAGAACAAGGGTGAATGA
- the fadA gene encoding acetyl-CoA C-acyltransferase FadA, giving the protein MSLNPRDVVIVDFGRTPMGRSKGGMHRNTRAEDMSAHLISKLLERNAKVDPAEVEDVIWGCVNQTLEQGWNIARMASLMTQIPHTAAGQTVSRLCGSSMSALHTAAQAIMTGNGDVFVVGGVEHMGHVGMMHGVDPNPHMSLYAAKASGMMGLTAEMLGKMHGITREQQDAFGVRSHQLAHQATVQGKFKDEIIPMQGCDENGFIKVFDYDETIRPDTTLESLAALKPAFNPKGGTVTAGTSSQITDGASCMIVMSAQRAQDLGITPLAVIRSMAVAGVDPAIMGYGPVPATQKALKRAGLGIADIDFIELNEAFAAQALPVLKDLKVLDKMNEKVNLHGGAIALGHPFGCSGARISGTLLNVMKQNGGTFGLSTMCVGLGQGITTVFERV; this is encoded by the coding sequence ATGAGCTTGAATCCTAGAGACGTGGTGATCGTCGACTTCGGTCGCACCCCCATGGGCCGCTCCAAGGGCGGCATGCACCGCAACACCCGCGCCGAGGACATGTCGGCGCACTTGATCAGCAAGCTGCTGGAACGCAATGCCAAGGTCGATCCGGCCGAAGTCGAGGACGTGATCTGGGGCTGCGTCAACCAGACCCTGGAGCAGGGCTGGAACATCGCGCGCATGGCGTCGCTGATGACCCAGATCCCGCACACGGCAGCCGGCCAGACCGTCAGCCGTCTGTGCGGCTCCTCGATGAGCGCACTGCACACCGCGGCCCAGGCCATCATGACCGGCAACGGCGACGTGTTCGTGGTCGGTGGCGTCGAGCACATGGGCCACGTCGGCATGATGCACGGCGTCGATCCCAACCCGCACATGTCGCTGTACGCTGCCAAGGCCTCGGGCATGATGGGCCTGACCGCCGAGATGCTTGGTAAAATGCACGGCATCACCCGCGAACAGCAGGACGCATTCGGTGTTCGCTCGCACCAGTTGGCGCACCAGGCCACGGTGCAGGGCAAGTTCAAGGACGAGATCATCCCGATGCAGGGCTGTGACGAGAACGGTTTCATCAAGGTCTTCGACTACGATGAAACCATTCGTCCCGACACCACCCTGGAAAGCCTCGCCGCGCTCAAGCCTGCGTTCAACCCCAAGGGCGGTACGGTCACGGCTGGTACCTCGTCGCAGATCACCGACGGCGCCTCGTGCATGATCGTGATGTCGGCGCAGCGCGCCCAGGATCTGGGCATCACGCCATTGGCGGTGATCCGCTCGATGGCCGTGGCCGGTGTCGACCCCGCGATCATGGGCTATGGGCCGGTTCCAGCGACCCAGAAAGCGCTCAAGCGCGCAGGTCTGGGCATTGCCGACATCGACTTCATCGAGCTCAACGAAGCCTTCGCCGCACAGGCCCTGCCAGTGCTCAAGGATCTGAAAGTGCTCGACAAGATGAACGAGAAGGTTAACCTGCATGGCGGCGCCATCGCCTTGGGCCACCCTTTCGGTTGCTCAGGTGCCCGAATTTCCGGCACGCTGCTCAATGTCATGAAGCAGAACGGCGGGACTTTCGGCCTGTCTACCATGTGCGTAGGCCTGGGGCAGGGCATCACCACGGTTTTCGAGCGCGTCTAG
- a CDS encoding DUF1653 domain-containing protein produces the protein MHIQPGLYRHYKGPEYRVYGVARSSEDEQEVVFYQALYGEFGLWVRPLSMFLESVEVDGESVPRFALIEAEPSLFSVPQAPTA, from the coding sequence ATGCATATACAGCCTGGGCTCTATCGTCACTACAAAGGCCCCGAGTATCGTGTCTACGGCGTCGCGCGCAGTTCCGAGGACGAGCAGGAAGTGGTGTTCTACCAGGCGCTGTACGGCGAATTCGGCCTTTGGGTTCGACCGCTGAGCATGTTCCTTGAGTCGGTCGAGGTTGACGGCGAGAGCGTCCCGCGCTTTGCTTTGATCGAGGCCGAACCCAGCCTGTTTTCCGTTCCGCAGGCGCCGACCGCTTGA
- the topA gene encoding type I DNA topoisomerase gives MGKSLVIVESPAKAKTINKYLGDQYVVKSSIGHIRDLPTSGSASASKEPAAKRGKAAASDAPALSPKEKARKQLVARMGVDPDQGWKAKYEILPGKEKVIEELRRLAKDADTIYLATDLDREGEAIAWHLREAIGGDDSRYKRVVFNEITKKAIQEAFSRPGELDIDRVNAQQARRFLDRVVGYMVSPLLWQKIARGLSAGRVQSVAVKLVVEREREIRAFNPEEYWEVHADLASAKAAKVRFEVARENGEAFKPLNEAQAMAALAKLKDASYSIVKREDKPTSSKPSAPFITSTLQQAASNRLGYGVKKTMMMAQRLYEAGYITYMRTDSTNLSVDAVQMARAYIESEFGKQYLPESPMVYGSKEGAQEAHEAIRPSDVNTHPSKLTGMERDAERLYELIWRQFLACQMPPAQYLSTTVTVAASDFELRAKGRILKFDGYTRVLPQMSKPGDDDVLPDMSQGEQLKLLHLDPTQHFTKPPARYSEASLVKEMEKRGIGRPSTYAAIISTIQDRGYVALHNRRFYSEKMGDIVTERLSESFSNLMDYGFTAGMEENLDDVAHGERDWKNVLDEFYGDFKGKLDVAGAADSGMRANLPTLTNIACRECGRPMMIRTASTGVFLGCSGYALPPKERCKSTINLIPGDEIAADDEGESESQILRGKHRCPICATAMDAYLVDEKRKLHICGNNPDCPGYEIEEGNYRIKGYEGPSLECDKCGSEMQLKTGRFGKFFGCTNPECKNTRKLLKSGEAAPPKMDAVKMPELKCEKVNDTYVLRDGASGLFLAASQFPKNRETRAPLVLEIIPHKDEIDPKYSFLFDAPIKDPDGRPTVIRYSRKTKEQYVQSEVEGKPTGWKAFYDGKTWKVEDKR, from the coding sequence ATGGGCAAATCGCTGGTCATTGTGGAATCCCCGGCTAAGGCCAAGACCATCAACAAGTACCTGGGCGACCAGTACGTGGTGAAGTCGAGTATCGGCCATATCCGAGACTTGCCCACCAGTGGTTCGGCCAGCGCGAGCAAGGAGCCGGCCGCCAAGCGCGGCAAGGCTGCCGCTAGCGACGCGCCGGCGCTCTCGCCCAAGGAAAAGGCCCGCAAGCAATTGGTGGCACGCATGGGCGTGGACCCGGACCAAGGCTGGAAGGCCAAGTACGAGATCCTGCCCGGCAAGGAAAAGGTCATCGAGGAACTGCGCCGCCTGGCCAAGGATGCCGACACCATCTATCTGGCGACGGACTTGGACCGCGAGGGGGAAGCCATTGCCTGGCACCTGCGCGAAGCCATCGGTGGTGACGACAGCCGCTACAAGCGCGTGGTGTTCAACGAGATCACCAAGAAAGCCATCCAGGAGGCCTTCTCGCGTCCTGGCGAGCTGGACATCGACCGCGTCAACGCGCAGCAGGCTCGCCGTTTTCTCGACCGCGTCGTCGGCTACATGGTCTCGCCGCTGCTGTGGCAGAAGATCGCCCGTGGTTTGTCTGCCGGGCGCGTGCAGTCTGTCGCGGTGAAGCTGGTGGTCGAGCGTGAGCGCGAGATTCGTGCGTTCAACCCCGAAGAGTACTGGGAAGTGCATGCCGACCTGGCATCGGCCAAGGCGGCCAAGGTGCGCTTCGAAGTGGCCCGCGAGAACGGCGAGGCCTTCAAGCCCTTGAACGAAGCGCAGGCCATGGCCGCGCTGGCCAAGCTCAAGGACGCCAGCTACAGCATCGTCAAGCGCGAGGACAAGCCGACCAGCAGCAAGCCGTCGGCCCCTTTCATCACGTCCACCCTGCAGCAGGCGGCGAGCAACCGCCTCGGCTACGGCGTGAAGAAGACCATGATGATGGCGCAGCGCTTGTACGAGGCCGGCTACATCACTTACATGCGTACCGACTCCACCAACCTGTCGGTTGACGCCGTGCAGATGGCCCGGGCCTACATCGAAAGCGAGTTTGGCAAGCAGTACCTGCCCGAATCGCCAATGGTGTATGGCAGCAAGGAAGGCGCTCAGGAAGCCCACGAGGCCATTCGCCCCTCGGACGTGAACACTCACCCCAGCAAGCTCACCGGCATGGAGCGCGACGCCGAGCGCCTGTACGAGTTGATCTGGCGCCAGTTCCTGGCCTGCCAGATGCCGCCTGCCCAGTACCTGTCGACCACCGTCACCGTCGCTGCCAGCGATTTCGAGCTGCGCGCCAAGGGCCGCATTCTCAAGTTCGATGGTTACACTCGCGTGCTGCCGCAGATGAGCAAGCCGGGCGACGACGACGTGCTGCCGGACATGAGCCAGGGTGAGCAGCTCAAGTTGCTGCACCTGGACCCTACCCAGCACTTCACCAAGCCGCCTGCCCGCTATTCCGAAGCCAGCCTGGTGAAAGAGATGGAAAAACGCGGCATCGGTCGACCTTCGACCTACGCGGCGATCATTTCCACCATCCAGGACCGCGGCTACGTGGCGCTGCACAACCGTCGCTTCTATTCGGAAAAGATGGGCGACATCGTCACCGAGCGGCTGTCCGAGAGCTTCTCCAACCTGATGGACTACGGCTTCACCGCCGGCATGGAAGAGAACCTCGATGACGTGGCTCACGGTGAGCGCGACTGGAAGAACGTGCTCGACGAGTTCTACGGCGACTTCAAGGGCAAGCTCGATGTAGCAGGTGCTGCCGACAGCGGCATGCGCGCCAACCTGCCGACCCTGACCAACATCGCCTGCCGCGAATGCGGCCGCCCGATGATGATCCGCACCGCTTCCACCGGGGTGTTCCTGGGCTGTTCGGGCTACGCGTTGCCGCCCAAGGAGCGCTGCAAGTCGACCATCAACCTCATTCCGGGCGATGAGATCGCAGCCGACGATGAAGGTGAGTCCGAATCGCAGATCCTGCGCGGCAAGCATCGCTGTCCGATCTGTGCGACTGCCATGGATGCCTACCTGGTCGACGAGAAGCGCAAGCTGCACATCTGTGGCAACAACCCCGACTGCCCAGGCTATGAGATCGAAGAGGGCAACTACCGCATCAAGGGCTATGAAGGCCCCAGCCTGGAATGCGACAAGTGTGGCAGCGAGATGCAACTCAAGACGGGCCGTTTCGGCAAGTTCTTCGGTTGCACCAACCCGGAATGCAAGAACACCCGCAAGTTGCTCAAGAGCGGCGAGGCAGCACCACCGAAGATGGACGCGGTGAAAATGCCCGAGCTCAAGTGCGAAAAGGTCAACGACACCTACGTGCTGCGCGACGGCGCTTCGGGTCTGTTCCTGGCTGCCAGCCAGTTCCCC